The proteins below are encoded in one region of Streptomyces cyanogenus:
- a CDS encoding phosphocholine-specific phospholipase C, with the protein MPEVNRRRFLQLAGATTAFTALAGSIQRAAALPAHYRTGSVDDVEHIVVLMQENRSFDHYFGSLRGVRGFGDPRPVTQNGRSVWQQSDGTKDVLPFHPDADDLGLAFIQDLPHGWNDGHTAFNGGRYDKWVPAKSATTMAYLTRADIPFHYALADAFTICDAYHCSFIGSTDPNRYYMWTGYTGNDGTGGGPVLGNDEKGYGWTTYPERLEQAGVSWKIYQDVGDGLDANGGWGWINDAYRGNYGDNSLLYFDRYRNAGPGDPLYDKARTGTDARKGEGFFDQLKADVQAGRLPQVSWIVAPEAFTEHPNWPANYGAWYVSQVLDALTANPDVWGKTALFITYDENDGFFDHVIPPYPPASAAQGKSTVDPGPDLFKGDAGHVAGPYGLGQRVPMLVVSPWSKGGYVCSETFDHTSVIRFIERRFGVREPNISPWRRAVCGDLTGAFDFSRKDTAPVALPATADYRPKDHERHPDYVPKPPADPSLPRQEPGSRPTRPLKYAPLVDGRADTAAGKFTLTFASGAQAGAVFLVTSDSRTDGPWTYTTQAGKTLSDTWNSVYSGGRYDLAVHGPNGFLRVFKGRNKVAGPEVTARHAGDDLELTFTNKGSGTVRLKLANGYGGSPVTVTVRPGATVRHTVVLATSKRWYDLTVTSDADPAFLRGFAGHVENGLPGVSDPAILTG; encoded by the coding sequence ATGCCCGAAGTCAACCGGCGGCGCTTCCTGCAACTCGCCGGCGCCACCACGGCGTTCACCGCGCTGGCCGGCAGCATCCAGCGCGCGGCCGCCCTGCCCGCCCACTACCGCACCGGATCGGTGGACGATGTCGAGCACATCGTCGTCCTGATGCAGGAAAACCGTTCCTTCGATCACTACTTCGGCTCGCTCCGAGGAGTCCGCGGCTTCGGCGACCCCCGTCCGGTCACCCAGAACGGCAGGTCCGTCTGGCAACAGTCCGACGGCACGAAGGACGTCCTGCCGTTCCACCCCGACGCCGACGACCTGGGCCTGGCCTTCATCCAGGACCTCCCGCACGGCTGGAACGACGGCCACACCGCGTTCAACGGCGGCAGGTACGACAAGTGGGTGCCCGCCAAGTCCGCGACGACCATGGCGTACCTGACCCGCGCCGACATCCCCTTCCACTACGCGCTCGCGGACGCCTTCACCATCTGCGACGCCTACCACTGCTCGTTCATCGGCTCGACCGATCCCAACCGCTACTACATGTGGACGGGGTACACCGGCAACGACGGCACGGGCGGCGGCCCGGTCCTCGGCAACGACGAGAAGGGGTACGGCTGGACGACGTACCCCGAACGCCTGGAGCAGGCCGGGGTCTCCTGGAAGATCTACCAGGACGTCGGCGACGGCCTCGACGCGAACGGCGGCTGGGGCTGGATCAACGACGCCTATCGCGGCAACTACGGCGACAACTCGCTCCTCTACTTCGACCGGTACCGGAACGCGGGGCCGGGCGATCCCCTGTACGACAAGGCCCGCACCGGCACCGACGCCCGCAAGGGCGAGGGCTTCTTCGATCAGCTCAAGGCCGACGTCCAGGCCGGCCGGCTGCCCCAGGTCTCCTGGATCGTCGCCCCCGAGGCCTTCACCGAACACCCCAACTGGCCCGCCAACTACGGCGCCTGGTACGTCTCCCAGGTCCTGGACGCGCTCACCGCCAACCCCGACGTCTGGGGTAAGACCGCGCTGTTCATCACCTACGACGAGAACGACGGCTTCTTCGACCACGTCATCCCGCCCTACCCGCCGGCCTCCGCCGCCCAGGGCAAGTCGACGGTCGACCCCGGTCCGGACCTGTTCAAGGGCGACGCCGGCCACGTCGCCGGCCCCTACGGACTCGGCCAGCGGGTGCCGATGCTGGTCGTCTCCCCGTGGAGCAAGGGCGGTTACGTCTGCTCCGAGACCTTCGACCACACCTCGGTCATCCGGTTCATCGAGCGGCGCTTCGGGGTCCGGGAGCCGAACATCTCGCCCTGGCGGCGGGCCGTCTGCGGCGACCTGACCGGCGCCTTCGACTTCTCCCGCAAGGACACCGCGCCCGTCGCCCTGCCCGCCACGGCCGACTACCGGCCGAAGGACCACGAGCGTCACCCCGACTACGTGCCCAAGCCGCCCGCCGACCCGTCGCTGCCCCGGCAGGAGCCCGGCAGCCGGCCCACCCGCCCGCTGAAGTACGCCCCGCTGGTGGACGGCCGGGCGGACACCGCGGCCGGGAAGTTCACGCTCACGTTCGCCTCGGGCGCGCAGGCGGGCGCGGTCTTCCTCGTCACGTCCGACAGCCGCACCGACGGCCCCTGGACGTACACCACGCAGGCCGGCAAGACGCTCTCGGACACCTGGAACTCGGTCTACTCCGGCGGCCGCTACGACCTCGCCGTGCACGGCCCCAACGGCTTCCTGCGCGTCTTCAAGGGCCGCAACAAGGTCGCCGGTCCCGAGGTCACCGCCCGGCACGCGGGAGACGACCTCGAACTCACCTTCACCAACAAGGGCTCCGGCACCGTCAGGCTGAAGCTGGCCAACGGCTACGGCGGCAGCCCGGTCACGGTGACGGTGCGGCCCGGAGCGACCGTGCGGCACACCGTCGTGCTCGCGACGAGCAAGCGCTGGTACGACCTGACCGTCACCTCCGACGCCGACCCCGCCTTCCTGCGCGGCTTCGCCGGTCACGTGGAGAACGGCCTGCCCGGCGTCAGCGACCCGGCGATCCTCACGGGGTGA
- a CDS encoding DUF2510 domain-containing protein, with product MTQVTPPGWYPDPGQTNDGPPTERWWDGKAWTGQTRPAGTAAAWGTPAQPPTAGPAPAGYGPHPGYPGHPSYPAYPAQPPAGARRGLRTGIAVAVTATVLLCVGVGVYALASDDGRGGGDRASSRQRPDGGPNAGQGGPGGPGGPGGTSPSPGRSEAPKVKGGGSVPDPVNGISLPVPNGWTGQAISFGAQVTSDDSYKCPGNTAQTCTPGGAYTAPAVELGAKGDTAEEVAKADIAANAERSYGGTTYGGITSHQELASEAVTVAGQKGYLVRWKAVTSKGADGYVESVAFPSPNDARRFVVVRFGVDAGQKLSVVDEILKGIKVSSGGGNGQDV from the coding sequence ATGACGCAGGTGACTCCTCCCGGGTGGTACCCCGACCCCGGGCAGACGAACGACGGTCCGCCCACCGAGCGCTGGTGGGACGGCAAGGCCTGGACGGGCCAGACCCGCCCCGCCGGCACGGCCGCCGCCTGGGGTACCCCGGCACAGCCGCCGACGGCCGGCCCGGCCCCCGCCGGGTACGGACCCCATCCGGGATACCCCGGCCATCCGTCGTACCCGGCCTATCCTGCCCAGCCGCCGGCCGGGGCCCGGCGCGGGCTGCGCACGGGCATAGCCGTGGCGGTGACGGCCACGGTCCTGCTGTGCGTCGGGGTCGGCGTGTACGCCCTCGCCAGTGACGACGGTCGCGGCGGCGGCGACCGGGCGAGCTCGCGGCAGCGACCGGACGGCGGGCCGAACGCAGGGCAGGGCGGGCCCGGCGGCCCGGGGGGTCCCGGCGGGACCTCGCCCTCCCCGGGGCGGTCCGAGGCGCCGAAGGTCAAGGGCGGCGGCTCGGTACCGGACCCGGTCAACGGGATCAGCCTGCCGGTGCCGAACGGCTGGACCGGGCAGGCGATCAGCTTCGGCGCGCAGGTGACCTCCGACGACTCCTACAAGTGTCCCGGCAACACGGCCCAGACGTGCACCCCGGGCGGCGCCTACACGGCTCCGGCGGTGGAACTGGGCGCCAAGGGCGACACGGCCGAGGAGGTCGCCAAGGCGGACATCGCGGCCAACGCCGAGCGGTCCTACGGCGGCACGACCTACGGCGGCATCACCTCGCACCAGGAGCTGGCCTCCGAGGCGGTGACGGTGGCCGGGCAGAAGGGCTACCTGGTGCGCTGGAAGGCGGTCACCAGCAAGGGCGCCGACGGCTATGTCGAGTCGGTCGCGTTCCCCTCGCCCAACGACGCCCGGCGGTTCGTGGTGGTCCGCTTCGGCGTGGACGCCGGGCAGAAGCTGTCCGTCGTCGACGAGATCCTCAAGGGGATCAAGGTCTCGTCCGGCGGCGGGAACGGCCAGGACGTCTGA
- a CDS encoding carbohydrate ABC transporter permease, protein MNSTRTLVSPAALARPRGKAVYWTVFTAVVVLFALAFLFPVYWMVTGALKSPDEVARTPPTLAPEHWHLGGYTDAWNLMQLPQHLLNTVVQAAGAWACQLVFCTAAAYSLSKLRPAFGKAVLGGILATLMVPAQALLVPKYLTVADLPLIHTSLLDDPLAIWLPAAANAFNLYLLKRFFDQLPRDVLEAAEIDGAGPLRILWSVVLPMSRPVLGVVSIFALVAVWQDFLWPLMVFSDTGRQPISVALVQLSQNIQLTVLIAAMVIASIPMVALFLVFQRHIIAGISAGSTKG, encoded by the coding sequence ATGAACAGCACCCGCACCCTCGTCTCCCCGGCCGCCCTCGCCCGCCCCCGCGGAAAGGCCGTCTACTGGACGGTGTTCACGGCCGTCGTCGTCCTCTTCGCGCTCGCCTTCCTCTTCCCCGTCTACTGGATGGTGACCGGCGCGCTGAAGTCCCCGGACGAGGTGGCCCGGACCCCGCCGACGCTCGCACCCGAACACTGGCACCTCGGCGGCTACACCGACGCCTGGAATCTGATGCAGCTCCCGCAGCACCTGCTGAACACGGTCGTCCAGGCGGCCGGCGCCTGGGCCTGCCAACTGGTGTTCTGCACAGCCGCCGCGTACTCCCTGTCCAAGCTGAGGCCCGCCTTCGGCAAGGCCGTCCTCGGCGGCATCCTCGCCACCCTCATGGTCCCGGCCCAGGCCCTGCTCGTCCCCAAGTACCTCACCGTCGCCGACCTGCCGCTGATCCACACCAGCCTGCTCGACGACCCCCTCGCCATCTGGCTGCCGGCCGCCGCGAACGCCTTCAACCTCTACCTGCTCAAACGGTTCTTCGACCAGTTGCCCCGCGACGTCCTGGAGGCCGCCGAGATCGACGGCGCCGGACCGCTGCGGATCCTGTGGTCCGTCGTCCTGCCCATGTCCCGGCCGGTGCTCGGCGTGGTCTCCATCTTCGCGCTGGTCGCCGTCTGGCAGGACTTCCTGTGGCCGCTGATGGTCTTCTCCGACACCGGCAGGCAGCCGATCAGCGTGGCGCTGGTCCAGCTGTCGCAGAACATCCAGCTCACCGTGCTCATCGCCGCGATGGTGATCGCCAGCATCCCGATGGTGGCGCTGTTCCTCGTCTTCCAGCGGCACATCATCGCGGGGATCAGCGCGGGCAGCACCAAGGGCTGA
- a CDS encoding TetR/AcrR family transcriptional regulator: MTSQAAEGPESVVASRRSKITPEREREFFDAVLEQIRECGYDSVTMEGIAASTRCSKSTLYRQWKTKPQFVAAALRANRRVRFAGIDTGSLAEDLRRAARAAGDWSGKDTRLLQALGHAVTADKELAQALREALVDPEIAALEEMLARGVARGEVRAGHPALEYIPAMMFGVLRVRPVLSGQYADSDYLVRFVEAAVLPALGLT; this comes from the coding sequence ATGACGTCGCAGGCCGCGGAGGGACCGGAGTCGGTCGTCGCCTCGCGCCGCTCCAAGATCACGCCGGAGCGTGAGCGGGAGTTCTTCGACGCCGTGCTGGAACAGATCCGCGAGTGCGGCTACGACTCCGTCACCATGGAGGGCATCGCCGCCAGCACCCGGTGCAGCAAGTCCACGCTCTACCGGCAGTGGAAGACCAAGCCCCAGTTCGTCGCGGCGGCGCTGCGCGCCAACCGCCGGGTGAGGTTCGCCGGCATCGACACCGGATCACTCGCCGAGGACCTGCGCCGGGCCGCGCGGGCCGCGGGCGACTGGTCCGGCAAGGACACCCGGCTGCTGCAGGCGCTGGGGCACGCGGTGACGGCCGACAAGGAGCTGGCCCAGGCCCTGCGCGAGGCGCTGGTGGACCCGGAGATCGCCGCGCTGGAGGAGATGCTCGCCCGGGGCGTGGCCCGGGGTGAGGTCCGGGCGGGTCACCCGGCGCTGGAGTACATCCCGGCCATGATGTTCGGCGTCCTGCGGGTGCGCCCGGTGCTCAGCGGCCAGTACGCCGACTCCGACTACCTGGTCCGGTTCGTGGAGGCCGCAGTGCTGCCCGCGCTCGGACTGACCTGA
- a CDS encoding phospholipid scramblase-related protein → MTTQSNTPAGWYPDPHGAAQTLRYWDGSQWTEHTNPAQQPAGQVPPQQAAFPQQQTSDAKVQRQVQQQAGVTAGGPGGGTLFTEPVLVVNQKAKLIELTNEYKVMDQNGREIGSVTQVGQGVLRKILRFVSSLDQFLTHKLEIRDAYGQPQLLLTRPAKIFKSRVVVTRPDGTPVGEIVQKNMIGKINFAMTANGQQVGAIKAENWRAWNFAIVDHADNEVARITKTWEGLAKTLFTTADNYVLQIHYQLPEPLLSLVVATALTVDTALKQDARGWG, encoded by the coding sequence GTGACCACGCAATCGAACACTCCTGCAGGCTGGTACCCGGATCCGCACGGGGCGGCGCAGACGCTCCGGTACTGGGACGGCTCGCAGTGGACCGAGCACACCAACCCGGCCCAGCAGCCGGCCGGGCAGGTCCCGCCGCAGCAGGCCGCCTTCCCGCAGCAGCAGACCAGTGACGCCAAGGTGCAGCGCCAGGTGCAGCAGCAGGCCGGCGTCACGGCCGGCGGCCCCGGCGGCGGCACCCTCTTCACCGAGCCCGTCCTGGTGGTGAACCAGAAGGCCAAGCTGATCGAGCTGACCAACGAGTACAAGGTCATGGATCAGAACGGCCGGGAGATCGGCTCCGTCACCCAGGTCGGGCAGGGTGTGCTCCGCAAGATCCTGCGCTTCGTCTCCAGCCTCGACCAGTTCCTCACCCACAAGCTGGAGATCCGCGACGCCTACGGCCAGCCGCAGCTGCTGCTGACCCGGCCCGCGAAGATCTTCAAGTCGCGGGTCGTCGTGACCCGCCCGGACGGCACGCCGGTCGGTGAGATCGTCCAGAAGAACATGATCGGCAAGATCAACTTCGCGATGACGGCGAACGGCCAGCAGGTCGGCGCGATCAAGGCGGAGAACTGGCGGGCCTGGAACTTCGCGATCGTCGACCACGCGGACAACGAGGTCGCCCGGATCACCAAGACCTGGGAGGGCCTCGCCAAGACCCTCTTCACGACCGCGGACAACTACGTCCTGCAGATCCACTACCAGCTGCCCGAGCCGCTGCTGAGCCTCGTCGTGGCCACGGCGCTCACCGTGGACACCGCCCTCAAGCAGGACGCGCGCGGCTGGGGGTGA
- a CDS encoding glycoside hydrolase family 13 protein, producing the protein MGQPRHARKDPDWWRSAVIYQVYVRSFADGDGDGTGDLAGVRSRLPYLAGLGVDALWFTPWYLSPLKDGGYDVVDYRAVDPAFGTLAEAEKLIAEARALGIRTIVDIVPNHVSDQHPWFRAALAAGPGSPERELFHFRPGRGPDGELPPNDWPSQFAGATEPVWTRLPDGDWYLHLFTPEQPDLNWAHPAVRQEHEDILRFWFERGVAGVRIDSAALLAKDPDLPDLAAHPEPHPFLDRDELHTVYRSWRRVADEYGAVFVGEVWLPDPERFARYLRPDELHTAFNFSFLTCPWDAGRLRAAIDTTIAEHAPVGAPATWVLCNHDVTRTVTRYGRADTAFDFAAKAFGTPTDLALGTRRARAAALLSLALPGSVYVYQGEELGLPEAEIPVDRIQDPMYVRSHGADPGRDGCRVPLPWVDGMPYAGFGSQAEPWLPQPADWPSYAVDRQLQDPDSMLTLYRRAIALRPRFGDGPLTWLPAPDGVLAFSRADGVLCVVNLAATPAELPAHSRLLLGSGPLDDAGRLPQDTAAWLRA; encoded by the coding sequence GTGGGACAGCCCCGCCATGCCCGGAAAGACCCTGACTGGTGGCGCTCGGCCGTCATCTACCAGGTGTACGTCCGCAGCTTCGCCGACGGCGACGGCGACGGCACCGGCGACCTCGCGGGCGTCCGCTCCCGGCTGCCGTACCTTGCCGGACTCGGCGTCGACGCCCTGTGGTTCACCCCCTGGTACCTGTCACCCCTGAAGGACGGCGGCTACGACGTCGTCGACTACCGGGCCGTCGACCCCGCCTTCGGTACCCTCGCCGAGGCCGAGAAACTCATCGCCGAGGCACGTGCACTGGGCATCCGGACCATCGTCGACATCGTGCCCAACCACGTCTCCGACCAGCACCCCTGGTTCCGGGCCGCACTCGCCGCCGGGCCCGGCAGCCCCGAACGCGAACTGTTCCACTTCCGGCCCGGACGCGGCCCGGACGGCGAACTCCCGCCGAACGACTGGCCGTCGCAGTTCGCCGGCGCCACCGAACCGGTGTGGACCCGCCTCCCCGACGGCGACTGGTACCTGCACCTGTTCACCCCCGAACAACCCGACCTCAACTGGGCCCACCCGGCCGTCCGCCAGGAACACGAGGACATCCTGCGCTTCTGGTTCGAGCGGGGCGTCGCCGGCGTCCGCATCGACTCGGCGGCCCTGCTCGCCAAGGACCCGGACCTCCCCGACCTCGCCGCACACCCCGAACCGCACCCCTTCCTCGACCGCGACGAACTCCACACCGTCTACCGCTCCTGGCGGCGCGTGGCGGACGAGTACGGCGCCGTGTTCGTCGGCGAGGTCTGGCTCCCCGACCCCGAACGCTTCGCCCGCTACCTGCGCCCGGACGAACTCCACACCGCCTTCAACTTCTCCTTCCTCACCTGTCCCTGGGACGCGGGCCGGCTGCGCGCCGCGATCGACACCACCATCGCCGAACACGCCCCCGTCGGCGCCCCGGCCACCTGGGTGCTGTGCAACCACGACGTCACCCGCACGGTCACCCGGTACGGCCGCGCCGACACCGCCTTCGACTTCGCCGCCAAGGCCTTCGGCACGCCGACGGACCTGGCGCTGGGGACACGGAGGGCGCGTGCCGCGGCACTGCTGTCGCTGGCGCTGCCGGGATCGGTGTACGTCTACCAGGGGGAGGAACTGGGGCTGCCGGAGGCCGAGATACCGGTCGACCGCATACAGGATCCGATGTACGTCCGATCGCACGGAGCCGACCCCGGCCGCGACGGCTGCCGGGTGCCGCTGCCGTGGGTCGACGGCATGCCGTACGCGGGGTTCGGTTCCCAGGCGGAACCCTGGCTGCCGCAGCCGGCCGACTGGCCCTCGTATGCGGTAGACCGTCAACTGCAGGACCCCGATTCCATGCTCACCCTCTACCGCCGGGCCATCGCCCTGCGCCCCCGGTTCGGTGACGGCCCCCTGACCTGGCTGCCCGCCCCCGACGGCGTGCTCGCCTTCTCCCGCGCGGACGGTGTGCTGTGCGTGGTCAACCTCGCGGCCACGCCCGCCGAACTGCCCGCCCACTCCCGGCTCCTGCTCGGCAGCGGTCCGCTGGACGACGCGGGCCGGCTGCCGCAGGACACGGCGGCCTGGCTGCGGGCCTGA
- a CDS encoding phosphatase PAP2 family protein — protein MNARTEPAEADTEPDAPARPPLIREFLLVAGLFLVYKLGRQLATGHTGEAYRNARRVWHLERTVHLPHETAVQSALLHGDTLVRLANTYYATVHFPATLAFLVWLYLRRPAHYVWARRVLAVVTTAALVLPFTFPLAPPRLLTGTGLVDTARVYGPSVYGPPSSDHLSNQFAAMPSLHFGWALMLAIGLIAATRSRWRPLWLLHPLVTLLVIVGTANHYWLDAIVATAMLGLALASLHPPRRTTTTAGRGTGRPSTPEPVLAGASR, from the coding sequence ATGAACGCCCGAACCGAGCCTGCGGAGGCGGACACGGAGCCGGACGCCCCGGCACGGCCGCCCCTCATACGTGAGTTCCTGCTGGTCGCCGGGCTCTTCCTCGTCTACAAGCTCGGCCGGCAGCTGGCCACCGGGCACACCGGCGAGGCGTACCGCAACGCCCGCCGCGTGTGGCACCTGGAGCGGACCGTGCACCTCCCCCACGAGACCGCCGTGCAGTCCGCACTGCTGCACGGCGACACCCTCGTCCGCCTGGCGAACACCTACTACGCCACCGTCCACTTCCCGGCCACCCTCGCCTTCCTCGTCTGGCTCTACCTGCGGCGGCCCGCCCACTACGTCTGGGCCCGCAGGGTCCTCGCGGTCGTCACCACCGCCGCCCTCGTCCTGCCGTTCACCTTCCCGCTGGCCCCGCCCCGGTTGCTGACCGGCACCGGCCTCGTCGACACCGCCCGCGTCTACGGCCCCTCCGTGTACGGCCCCCCGTCGAGCGACCACCTCTCCAACCAGTTCGCGGCCATGCCCTCGCTGCACTTCGGCTGGGCCCTGATGCTCGCGATCGGCCTGATCGCCGCCACCCGGTCCCGATGGCGCCCGCTCTGGCTGCTGCACCCCCTGGTCACCCTCCTGGTGATCGTGGGCACGGCGAACCACTACTGGCTCGACGCGATCGTCGCCACGGCCATGCTCGGCCTCGCCCTCGCCTCCCTCCACCCGCCGCGGCGCACCACCACCACGGCAGGGCGCGGCACCGGCCGGCCGAGCACCCCCGAGCCCGTCCTGGCGGGAGCGAGCCGATGA
- a CDS encoding discoidin domain-containing protein: MHSSTAGHVRRMPAIGAVVALAAGMLVAVAPAAHAAAGATLPFTSVEAEAATGNGTRIGPDHTQGSLASEASGRQAVRLAAGQRVEFTVPRTSNALNVAYSVPDGQSGALNVYVNGTRLTRTLPVTSKYSYIDTGWIPGARTHHFFDNTRLLLGQDVQAGDKVAVEAAGVQVTVDVADFEQAAPAATQPAGSVSVVSKGADPSGGGDSTQAFRDAIAAAQGGTVWIPPGDYRITSSLSGVQNVTLQGAGSWYSVVHTSRFIDQSSSAGRVRIKDFAVVGEVTERVDSSPDNFVNGSLGPDSSVSGMWIQHLKVGLWLTGNNDNLVVENSRILDTTADGLNLNGTAKNVRVRNNFLRNQGDDSLAMWSLYSPDTGSSFENNTVSQPNLANGIAVYGGTDITVRNNLISDTNALGSGIAISNQKFLDPFHPLAGTITVDGNTLVRTGAMNPNWNHPMGALRVDSYDSAIDARIDITDTTITDSPYSAFEFVSGGGRGHPVRNVNVSGATVRNTGTVVVQAEAPGAATFSEVTATQVGASGVYNCPYPANSGSFTVTDGGGNSGWAGTWPDCSSWPQPGQGNPEPDPKRNLVKGRPATATGSQDVYTPGKAADGDANSYWESANNAFPQSWTVDLGSSYAVRRLVLKLPPSAAWGARTQTVTVLGSTGGSGYSTVTAAQGYRFDPATGNTATVSLPAGTSLRYLRLTVSANTGWPAGQFSEVEAYVTP, encoded by the coding sequence ATGCACAGCAGCACCGCTGGACACGTCCGGCGCATGCCGGCGATCGGGGCGGTCGTCGCCCTCGCCGCCGGCATGCTCGTCGCCGTCGCCCCGGCCGCCCACGCGGCGGCGGGCGCCACCCTGCCCTTCACCTCCGTGGAGGCCGAGGCGGCGACGGGCAACGGTACGCGGATCGGCCCGGACCACACGCAGGGCAGCCTCGCCTCGGAGGCCTCCGGCCGGCAGGCCGTGCGGCTGGCGGCCGGGCAGCGGGTGGAGTTCACCGTGCCCCGCACCTCCAATGCGCTGAATGTCGCGTACAGCGTCCCGGACGGTCAGTCCGGGGCGCTGAACGTGTACGTCAACGGCACCCGGCTGACCAGGACCCTCCCGGTGACCTCCAAGTACTCCTACATCGACACCGGCTGGATTCCCGGCGCCAGGACGCACCACTTCTTCGACAACACCCGGCTGCTGCTCGGGCAGGACGTCCAGGCCGGCGACAAGGTCGCCGTCGAGGCGGCCGGCGTCCAGGTCACCGTCGACGTCGCCGACTTCGAGCAGGCGGCACCGGCCGCCACCCAGCCCGCCGGTTCGGTGTCCGTCGTCTCCAAGGGCGCCGACCCCAGCGGCGGCGGCGACTCCACCCAGGCCTTCCGGGACGCCATCGCCGCGGCCCAGGGCGGCACGGTGTGGATCCCGCCGGGCGACTACCGGATCACGTCCTCCCTGAGCGGCGTACAGAACGTGACCCTCCAGGGCGCCGGCAGCTGGTACTCGGTCGTGCACACCTCCCGCTTCATCGACCAGTCCTCCTCCGCCGGCCGGGTCCGCATCAAGGACTTCGCAGTCGTCGGCGAGGTCACCGAACGCGTCGACTCCAGCCCGGACAACTTCGTCAACGGCTCCCTCGGACCCGACTCGTCCGTCTCCGGCATGTGGATCCAGCACCTGAAGGTCGGCCTGTGGCTCACGGGCAACAACGACAACCTGGTGGTGGAGAACAGCCGCATCCTCGACACCACCGCCGACGGCCTCAACCTCAACGGCACCGCGAAGAACGTCCGGGTCCGCAACAACTTCCTGCGCAACCAGGGCGACGACTCCCTCGCCATGTGGTCGCTGTACTCCCCGGACACCGGCTCCAGCTTCGAGAACAACACCGTCTCGCAGCCCAACCTCGCCAACGGCATCGCCGTCTACGGCGGCACCGACATCACCGTACGCAACAACCTGATCTCCGACACCAACGCCCTCGGCAGCGGGATCGCCATCTCCAACCAGAAGTTCCTCGACCCCTTCCACCCCCTCGCCGGCACCATCACGGTCGACGGCAACACCCTGGTGCGCACCGGTGCGATGAACCCCAACTGGAACCACCCGATGGGCGCCCTGCGCGTCGACTCCTACGACAGCGCCATCGACGCGAGGATCGACATCACCGACACGACGATCACCGACAGCCCCTACAGCGCCTTCGAGTTCGTCTCCGGCGGCGGCCGCGGACACCCGGTGCGCAACGTCAACGTCTCCGGCGCGACCGTGCGGAACACCGGTACGGTCGTGGTCCAGGCCGAGGCACCGGGTGCGGCCACCTTCAGCGAGGTCACCGCCACCCAGGTCGGGGCGTCCGGCGTCTACAACTGCCCCTACCCGGCGAACTCCGGCTCCTTCACCGTCACCGACGGCGGCGGCAACTCCGGCTGGGCCGGAACCTGGCCGGACTGCTCCAGCTGGCCGCAGCCCGGGCAGGGCAACCCCGAACCGGACCCGAAGCGGAACCTCGTCAAGGGCCGCCCGGCCACCGCGACGGGCTCCCAGGACGTCTACACCCCGGGCAAGGCGGCCGACGGTGACGCGAACAGCTACTGGGAGTCCGCCAACAACGCCTTCCCGCAGTCCTGGACGGTCGACCTCGGCTCGTCCTACGCCGTGCGCCGCCTGGTGCTGAAGCTGCCGCCGTCCGCCGCCTGGGGCGCCCGTACCCAGACCGTCACGGTGCTCGGCAGCACCGGCGGTTCCGGCTACTCGACCGTCACGGCCGCCCAGGGCTACCGCTTCGACCCGGCCACCGGCAACACCGCGACCGTGTCCCTGCCGGCCGGCACCAGCCTGCGCTACCTCCGGCTGACCGTCAGCGCCAACACGGGATGGCCGGCGGGCCAGTTCAGCGAGGTGGAGGCGTATGTGACACCCTGA